CGCTCACCATAGGGTGGATTAGCTATCAATAATCCTTTTGGAGCAAGTGGTTTTGCATCTTTTAAATAACCAACATCAAACTCAACTAGCCGCGCAACGCCCGCACGCGAAGCATTTTCGTTAGCAATTTTAATCATTCTGACGTCACTATCAGTGCCGTAAAATTTTTGCGTAACGGGTCTCACTTGTTGTAAAGCCTGTGCACGCAATTTTTCCCACAGTGAGGGCTGGTGCAAAACCCAGTGATGCAAAGATTGATCGTCTCGTAAAAGTCCGGGCGCTATCTGTGCAGCGATCATGGCACCTTCTATAATCAATGTTCCCGCACCACAAAAGGGATCATATAAAGTATATCCTTGTGAAGCCAAATGGGGCCAATTAGCACGAATAAGCATACTTGCAGCTACATTTTCTTTTAAAGGCGCGGCGCCTGCGTGACTTCGGTATCCTCTTTGATGAAGGCTATAGCCGGTTAAATCAAAACTCACGGTTACTATGTCATTCTTTAAATGAACGTGTATAAGAATTTCCGGTTTTTCTTTATTTATGGCCGGTCGCACGCCTTGAAGACGGCGAAAATGATCGACTATCGCATCTTTGACTACCTGCGCACCGAACATAGAATTTCTAATTTGTGGATTTGAACCATGAAACTCAATAGCAAATGTCTTATTAGCGGAAAAAACCGTTTGCCAGGCAAATTGGTTGCAGAGGCCATAAAGGGTCTGCTCATTATGAGCTTGGCCATTGAACAATAATAATTGAATGCGGTTGGCTATTCTGGACCACAAGCACAATTGATAAATGATTTGTATAGTGGCCTCACCGAAAACACCTTGAGGACTAACACGAGTCACCCTTAAGCCTAACGCTTTTAACTCGTCCTCCAATAAATATTCCAATCCTTTAGGACAACTAACAAATACGTTATGTATCATTCTACACAAGACCTTAAAAAACGAAACAATGCTCTGGCTGCACCTTTATTCTGTTGCTTTTGCTGCTCTTCTATTGCCTTCTTTACAAGCTGCCTGAGTTGTTGCACATCTTGTGGATGATAAGCATCTATAAAAGCGGTTAGTGCATCTTTACCTTCATTTATTAAACGATCGCGCCATTGTTCCAGCTCATGAAATGCAGCCGTTTGCGCCCTCTCTTTAGCCAAAAGCCCTTCATACGCGTCAATAATCGCTGCACTATCATCAGCTCGCATGAGCTTCCCAATAAGTTGCGATTGGCGCCTGATAGCCCCATGACTTTTTATTTTTTTAGCATCCAAGATAGCTTGTTTAAGCGGCGGAGAAAGAGGCAAGGTATCTAATTTCTCCTTGCTTAAATCGATTAATTTTACTCCAATTTTTTGCAAAACATCTGCTTCGCGCTTTTTTTGCGATTTACTTTTTATATCTTCCATTAATATCACGCGTTATAAATATTGGTATTCATTATAGGCGGGGCAGGGATATTTGGCGAATACCGTTAAACGTTATTCGCTTTATTTTCCAAAGAATAATCCCAGTCGCTTTTAACAGGACGCGCACGGAAATAAGAACGTCCAATAGCAATTAAATTATAAATTACAATTGCTAAAAGTAATGAGTGCAGCCAAGTTACTGTAAGATGGGCAAAGAGGGGAAGCGTTATAAACACACCCAAGCATCCGGAAAAACTAAGTATTAAGGTTTTTTTCAATGGAATTTTATCGTGTTTTAAAAATACCAAAGTCGTTAAGGGTTGTTGCATGGCACCGGCTGTGGTCATAATAGGAAAGGCAACTAAAGGGGACACATTTAATAAAAACAATACCCCTTGCACCATAACAAACAATCCAATCCCAACTGAAGTTAAAGCGCCGCAAACAATCATTGCCAGAAAGCCCACTATTAACTTCCATGAATGGAGCTCAGAAACATCGCCGCCCACTGGCAATACATGAAATTGATGGGCTAATAGCAAAAAGATAATTAATACAAAACAGCACATCATAGCCAAGCGAATGGCTTGTTTGCTCAGTCGGCTTACAACCGCTCCCCCTAATAAACCACCAATACAAGTTCCCGCAACGAGTGTTACCAGGGTAGTCAGATCTACATTAATAATTTGCATGAAGAATAAAGACTCAATGGTTCCAGGTATTACCTGGGCACCATTGTTAACGGCAGGAAGCTCGTCATCCGCGAAGGTATTTAACAATTTTGCCAGTGCAACGTTAACTGCAAAACTCCCCACACCCAAGGTGTCAGAAATAAAAGCGATAACGCCGCTTATTCCTAATTTTAAATATTCAACTGGGGAAATCTTTACTGAAGGTTGTTTTCTTAGTTTATAAAACATTACAAACGCGCAAATTAAACTAAGAAGCAATATAAAGGCAGTAATGAGATAAATAACCATCAGCAGCTCAACTCCATTAACTTCGTCTTATTTACAACACAAAAAGAGACCATTTTAAACTGGGAACATTAAGGAATTATTAAGACGAAGGCAAGAAGATTTTAAACCGTGCACACTTTGTTTAATTTCAACTTAAACCTATGGATAATTTTTCGCACGGTTATGTAGGAGAAATTACAAACGATATCCACCATTCCATAAAGTCCAGCAACACCAGAAGGGAAAATAGTCGTCGATGGATATTCCGGATGATTATTTAATTGCCCATACCATACCCACGTAGACAAGGCAGTACCTGATATCTCAACAAAATACACTATGAAAAACATACATAAATAAAATAAAGGTTTTTTTCGCGTCGCTAAAAGAATTAAAAAAATTAAATAGCATAAGAAACCACCTACATCATTTAAGAAAACCAAAGAAAAAAAACACACAAAGAAAGCGATACATTTTAAATTCTTTTCAATAGGCTTTCGAAAACGCCACACGATGGAATGTCTACACAATTGATAAGCCGTAGTGTAAATTACTGCATGCCCCAAAGGGATATAAATAGGAATATTATCTAAGCGATAACGATACGCCGTTATAATATACGTACCAATAATTTCGGCGCC
Above is a genomic segment from Legionella adelaidensis containing:
- the yjgA gene encoding ribosome biogenesis factor YjgA, with the protein product MEDIKSKSQKKREADVLQKIGVKLIDLSKEKLDTLPLSPPLKQAILDAKKIKSHGAIRRQSQLIGKLMRADDSAAIIDAYEGLLAKERAQTAAFHELEQWRDRLINEGKDALTAFIDAYHPQDVQQLRQLVKKAIEEQQKQQNKGAARALFRFLRSCVE
- a CDS encoding sulfite exporter TauE/SafE family protein produces the protein MVIYLITAFILLLSLICAFVMFYKLRKQPSVKISPVEYLKLGISGVIAFISDTLGVGSFAVNVALAKLLNTFADDELPAVNNGAQVIPGTIESLFFMQIINVDLTTLVTLVAGTCIGGLLGGAVVSRLSKQAIRLAMMCCFVLIIFLLLAHQFHVLPVGGDVSELHSWKLIVGFLAMIVCGALTSVGIGLFVMVQGVLFLLNVSPLVAFPIMTTAGAMQQPLTTLVFLKHDKIPLKKTLILSFSGCLGVFITLPLFAHLTVTWLHSLLLAIVIYNLIAIGRSYFRARPVKSDWDYSLENKANNV